Below is a genomic region from Zerene cesonia ecotype Mississippi chromosome Z, Zerene_cesonia_1.1, whole genome shotgun sequence.
TTCACCGGCAACTCCGATGCTGAggtaaaaatgtaaatctgATTTAAACGTTTATGTAATAGAAAAACATGGTAGTATTTTATGTGCCGCTAGCGTAATTATATGTCTGCGCTAGCTAAGTAATGAGCATATGAGCGTAATATGTACTCTGTGTGTATTATATGTTATCACATTATTTGAGCCTTCAATTATACTATTACAACGATAGCATTATTAAAAAGGCTTTCAGACTATCTTGGTTACTACGTAATTTAATGCTCAATACCTGCTATTTCAGTCAAAACTCTCAGCTTAAGTTATAATTGTCATTGAATAACGCAACTCTTAGTTGAAATCATCCAGCATGTATCTGATTATAGCATGTAtatgctatattatttttaaaggctTTAGGTCaaagaataacataaagcttAAGAGTtgttttgcttgtttgtttaaacgcggttatcttaaaaactactggaccgattaaactattatgtattaaactatttaactaatacattaaactattccgaatTTAACACGCGCGAAGCCCCAAGCAAAAACTAGCTactaaaaatcttaatttccGTTCGTTCGTAATTCGTAAACcatatataatgtacataaagCATAATGTAGGTAACTCtcattgaaattgaataataataataatattatgatttatatacaaaaactctattaaatattccaaagtgaaaaactatttaagtaatataatcaTGACGACCAAAAATTGAagtgataaaaagtttaaaatattgtaaggaTCATTGCTTGCATCTAGCCAAAATAACTAGTTTCAAATAagttacacacacacacttaaaatattatttattttgttaatagagtacataatacataagcTTCACAATCAGCACAACTGCgctcaatcaaacaaactgtGCTAATTTTGTGTAACCATTCCTCGTCCCTCTAAAGGCTTTGCTAATCCCAACTCTAAATCCATTTGAGATTGCATTGAAGCACTCAGATGCATTAATAAACCGCCAGTTTGCTTTGGACGCAAACTGCAAATGTATCAACAACGTAGCATTACATTGGTAGCGTGgatgcaaattatattatgatctaAGTCCTCTTTCATAGTACTCAAGTTTCATGGGACAGAAAAGTAGTAGTAGTACatatgttgttttataaatctatgtaGTCATGTGACGTCTGATGATATTTTAGGGTTAACTTTTTTGAAATACGTCCTTTACTTCTAaggtatttagaaaaaaatacacgcAATATGGGTAGGTGTTATCATTACCTTTCATATCTTTTATCTAGATTTAAATGTgtcaataatttcaaaaaatattttgtaaattaatttgtataaattctGTGTAactgtgtatttaaatatgtcttACTTATATAATGGAGGATAAGCGCATGAACCTAATTGTTggattgataaaatattttacagtatTTTCAGCTGTTTAGCCTAATAATCGAATACGGATAAACAAAATACTGCAGCCCATCCAAATCGCTTTTCGCCGAAATTGTTGGACAAAAATTAACGTTCAAAGACCACATGTCCTTCACACTACtccttatacatatataatgtagCCTGTAACTAGAGAACATGAACAATACGATTTATGGGCTACCAGCTTAACATTCTTTTATACAAATGAGTGGAACGGAGTAAACGgtacactttttaattttcttgcgCTCAAAGAAAGAGTTGCGATACACGAGTAGTTTAAATGAAGGTCGACACGTTTAAAATGCAACGTAATTAATCTTAGCGGGATTCTACACCGGTCTAATCGACCCACACGTCAGTGTTTGATCCCtgatactataattttatacgtatCGGAATTAATTACTCGAAGTCATGTATTTATCGATGCTAACTAAATTAGTTGGCGTTAAATTAGTTTAAGGATAATTTAGCGTAGCGCGCCACTAAAGGTTTTGAAactatatcaaaatatgtgAGAGACAAAAATAGTTGGAAACATTGAGCTATATACAAATAACCAGAAACTTTACCAGATTTAATGTTACTCGTGTATTTTGGTAAAATATAACCACAAAACGTTCTTTTAAATactcaattaaaacaaaaactcatACGAATTTATCTACTCTTTGTAGCTTCAACAAGTACAACctacattttgttaaaattttgtgtcGAAAAACGTTTATCTTGAATTaacaaaactgaaaataataacacatcATCAACATAAATTCCACATCCACTAAAATCAATCGTCAAACAAATTCAACCACCGGCTCTCGGACTATAGATAATATGCAATCTGTTGCAGAGGCTCAGGCGGATAGCGCAGGCGCAGGCGGGAAGGCTGCTGCCCCGTGCAAGGTGTGCGGGGATAAGGCTTCCGGCTATCACTACGGCGTCACATCGTGCGAGGGCTGCAAGGTAAGTGCAACTGCTACGAGCCCGCGGGACTACGAACAGGGCTACGAGCTCCGCGCTACGCGTACGTTTCAAGTAtgttgcattttattatattcaatgcaCTTTTGATTTCTTGATCGTggcatttttaaatcaatagcgtttttaattacgttttgattttaaaatttattattactttcatTAATTCACTTTATCTTaacttttatttgatttgatattttatgtatgatttTCATAGAGCGGTATTGTTTTTCAAACTGTTGAGTTCGCAAATTAGGAATAAATTTGTTgcgatttcttttattatatttattaaattttgagcACTGTGCATTTTTCTTGtagcaatatattatattgtaataatttcacGTGTACCGTTTTTaacgattattttataaactacatacatattatatatttttttaaagttttaaattgaaaatgaaaccAATCgttgttcaatttaaataaacgtaataataattattcaattatatatatcggtatttataaagcaattgctgaaaaacatttaaaaaactacACTATAAAGCCAAGTTCaaagttttgtaataaataatcttttattttaatgactgTTTTGAAACtctaacaaacaaaacttataGAAAATTGTCCGaccaaataaaactttatacgtttccattttaaaaatacaataagtttaattttccTTACATTCAAGTATTttctcaaaatttatattaaatgtgattcgaaaaaaagaattaaacgaactctttaattattttagtaacatGCTAATATGAGACTTCCAAACAATTATAACGGTGTCtagtaaatttgaataaattgctTAACTAAAACTCAAACTGTGTATAAACTAATTATCAGAACGgttaaattacaacaattttaattctggcataatatatcatttaaattttaaaagaatagtaataataacacTGAGGGGCTTTTCAATCCTCGGTGTAAACTCATTCGTCATCATTTCAAAAATGTGTGTATTGCCCGACTCTGATCATTTTAAAGgtgtcattttatataatcgtGTTATACTTTATTGGACGATCCAGCTTTAaccaaaacaattatttgtaatatataatgccAACGTGATTCCAAAATGAATTGAGAATCAacgcaaaaaaatttaatttataaatcgaaatctaaattaaaatatcaaaatccaataaaattattgaaactcaataacacaattatataaagaaattacgTAGGCTTGGGAAACGAATGTAACATAAAAGCTGCAGTATTCATATTTGATTGGTTCCGACGCTATTAATGCAAGATGACGCAAACAATTCTAGTtgttatcattaatatttcatacgtTACGTGACGGACCGATGCTACGTTGTAGAAACTATTATACACTTTTCGAAGAGGGAATTTTATGAGGATGcaatttttaaactagctacatttttattaaatctatagGATACTGACACTTCAAATGCAATTACCTGTAACGCTCTATACTATTCTGTAGACATGTTTCATTACAGTTATGGAAATAACAGCGAGTTTAATTGCAATGAATTGTCTAGATTCTTCCGTCGActattaaaaaagtacattaagtataaaagtagagcattgctttttaatttctttaccATATCGACACGCGaaagtttattgaatttattttgttccatttatgattaaattgtttacatagatttaaatagtatttccttgtgtttgattttacgcgagtattatacatttagaaattaaagacggAGGGAGACAGTCTCCCTGTGACCACGCtcaaagtgttcgaaacgtcgggctaataatataattaataaatcgcgtttaaagttcgttaaaaagtctttctAGATTCTagatttaaatacttttcaaaGTTAGCAGGAAAGGAGGTTGTAACATGCAAGATGTGTTAATTTAACGTaactttatttgaaactagACAAAATATGcggtgtatattttttgtataagtagttatttaataattaactttattaccTTTGGTATAAAGTCTCGCTGCAAGATAAGGTTGTTGCTCTAACATTTTTCATGCTGTGCCATAAACATGTTTGCATTcgatacatttttcatttagatTATACAAGCCTTATATCGGTTCAGCAAACCGCACGAGTTGAGTGATGGCCTGTTAAACACTTTCCGATATATACGTCACATGGTCGCTCCATTTTCAATTAACTGACGTGCGGTATAAATACaacattgtattaatttaatcaattaattatttgtcataCAAAAGGTAATTATAATAGATGTAAAATACTACgctgtattaaaaattgatacGCTTTTGCAGTTGACGAGTAAAACAGTACAGATGCTTTACATACGTTCGCGATTTTTTATGCCgcatttaagttttaatttatatttttttgtataagagCGGGTAGCTCGTATTTTACTTCATGGTAAACGACCACTATGGTCATGTGCAGAGGTAGAATGTAGTTTAGCATTCACGTGCTCAGTTTCACAATTTTGTGGATTTCAACATAcgatttgtaattttaaaaaattgtatttatttctaaagtgTAAGTTCATGTATGTAAATAGTACATAAAGCAAAACGAAAACGTAAAAATTCATTTCGTGATAACGATTAATgagatgtaaataaaatttattagactCGACCTTCCGACGCAAAAGTTCTGCGAGTAACCTTACAGGTACAGCGatagaaagaagaaaacaaaatacgaactactttcttttatattacaaaggaatgaagaaataaaataccgCTCTcgaacaaaacaaaactacatttaatttctttgaacGCTAACTTTTCCAAGATTTACACCTTCTTCGATTTCCATTATGCAAGTTAAAACGAGGGaggaaatcaaaataaaaaatacataatgagTATCacttaagatttattttaaatacccTCAAATTATTaagtgtaataattattaaataggaaACTGACTTGTTACGCTTTGTTAACACAGCTTTGATccattattcattttattagaatataactaaacaaagttaatttaaattcaaaactcATTAGtgtttgaaaaaaacaaattacaacatTATTAGATTGACTATCCCATAGGTGCCTTAGGACATTCTTAAAATGCAAAACCGACGTCCCCTATACACATTTCCCtctgtaatttaatttcaagttCAATTACGAGGCAAATGGAACTGTCCAGTCTGTTACCGAACTGTAAAGTTAGACCTCATATTTTTCACTCCTCAGATAATCTTTTAAATGCTCTGCATTTCTTTGAATCTTCTGTTTcagcaattaaaaaacacagaCACAGAACAGAAAGAAGCGATAATGTTTCAGACtactaaaaattgttttttgttggcAATATTGAtggaataagatatataattgaaaaatcaatttattttctgcacgctcgcccggtctcgaaccccgacttatcgatttttgaagtccgaggttttCACCaatgagccaccactgcttttctCTATAATAACAGCTCTTCTCATTACAGATTAATATATGTCATTCTCTCACAATCAGTAATTACGTgtacgaaaattttaattaaaattaaggaCCTAAACTAAACGCCTTCGTTTCTCCTGAATAAcagtttgtaattatattggGAGACTGGATACATacgtgtttaatatttatgattgagtaaaagtatataatattattacgtattatatttatctgtcCTTAATACTCGGGCACCAACCTAGGGTACAGAAGGAGAGTCTAAGTCAGAGTCTTAGGTACATATGaatgtgaatttattatttttaaatatcaaagcaaatattaaaaatgaatactcGGGGTCTGGCTATTAACTAATTGATAGAAAACAGACTTTAAAAAAGcaatggttttatttatttggattcAAATCTAAACGAGCGtaaaagatgaaataaaattgaaaatgaatacaatttatttcaaagtaaaaCAAGGGAACAAATGCGCTTTCATTATGAAAGCTTTCGAGGAAATTGTGTGAGAAATGTAAAGGCATTCTAGAAAccagattttatttcatttaagaaACTAAATTCCGCAAACTAAGAAATATGTACCAGGAACACAGCGTTCCGCGAATGCAACaaacatgtaatatattaCGGTTTAATTGTTCTTCTCTGGGTTATCAAAGCccaattaataacaataattaatggaATATGACGAATGCGATGTTGCACTTTTGCAGCATCAATTTCGAGGGGTGTTTTCGCTGTCGGGAGTTGATTGAAACTTGTGTACAATTAGGCAATTGCCTTTGGTGgatttttccattttattactttgtgCAGAATAAAAATTCCTGAATAGGGACTTTATTGGTACGTGGGATGGGATTAGGTAAGCAATTACAGTTTTTTGAGAAATTCGTCGGGCATTTTATATACACTGCTATCCGTTAGTATAACGTTATAAATGctattgaatatattgaatatatgtatatgaaaacaacatctcttttaaatgatttgtttattagtattatatatactctagtggttaaaataattcatgcGCCGTTAGAAATATTACAAGCAATTGAGCTTGTAAGTAAATTTACCatgaatatatacatactacatttacattttttttactcaaataaataacagcttCTCACTGTCctatcattaaaattgattcTATAGATTGTTTTTGACCGTTATAtcctttcaattaaaatttttcatacatagaccaaaaaaatttgatgtaggtataaaattaattggacatatattatataagcgtCGAATTTCCTTTCTGCTCAATGAAGTAAAACCCTATTTGTAATTCTACAAAACATCTGAGAGATTTTCCCTTTTTACGTTAAACTCGGTTTTACAACACTAAAACCCTACGGCGCGACGCTTTGATAGTCACCTTATTCATTTTGGATCTGTGTTACGTACTTGGAATTCGTAGGCAAAAGTACAGTCTATcgttcattttcatttttcattcagCAATAGCTTCATTTTGACGAAAGTAGCCGACGGCGATTTGCCTCAGCGCAACGAAAAAATTATGTGATTCTGGTTGACATTACGAAGGGCCAAAGGGCTTAGAGTTTAGTGAAAATGAAACATGACCGTGTAgcctgtatttttattttattttactttttcccAGTTGTGACTCAAAAAATGAATTCCAGAGATTTTGACTAGAACAAGGCACATGaaagacattttaattgttaatgaGCGAGATAATCTGGAATGGTTATTATTCATACAAGATAAccaacatttttcaatattggtAAGCCTGATCGTTTACCTTCAGCGGAAACTGTTGTCAAATGTTTGTCtattaagtaaaatacaaaatacttataatttatccaATTACAGCGCCTATTCGTAAATATACGTCGAATGaactttttcaaaaattaacaataattaagaaGTGCGTTTCGTATAATATCGACGTTCATATGTATAGAGTAATTCTGGTGAAGGCATATTTATAAGGcgttaatcattttaaaataaaacaaatgggATAGCTCTCATATTAGAATCGATCGCAAGAAAATATCTCCAAGCACATTGGCATGTTAGCTTTATGTAAAGCGCATCTGTGAACGGAGAGCTTAAAGCCCGAAGCTTTTTTATCGTCAACAAGCTCTCGACCCAGAGCTTTCGTGTTTAAATTCGTTAGTACAGGTTAAATTTCCTTTGATAAGCTTTTACCTTACTAGTACGTGTTCATCAGAGGTAAATGAATCGCTTCCGTTTACGTAGTATATGAGCGAAAATCCTATTAAAATACTCTATACGTATGTTAGGATTACATCGGAGAAATGcatgatagttttttttaggACAGAGCAAGCAACGGTCACCACCGCTCATAAACGCTTGTAACTCTAGAGGTGTTACAGGTGCTTTGGCGGCCTATAAGtgacatatacgctcttttctttTAGGCTCAATGAGGTCATGTTTGGGAACACCGTAGCTGTACTTTTAATACTCTTATTATTAAGCTATTTTAATGATACGGGTCTGTACAATACTCTGTTAGCAAGctgatataaatgaataaaaaaatcagatCTTACTTAACTTGATGAATAATTAAGGAATGTTAGAAAatcttaacaatatttataatacaattatcatGTACCAAGATTGTTAACCACTTCACTCATAACTCACACGTTACGTGTTTCTACGTAAACTTTATTACTACTGTTAAGGGATTTAAGAACTGAAATTGTATCAGACATGTCCATTATAGATCAAGTACATTCAATATTTGTGATggctttttatttcataaatatttgtttcccTGTCAGGATGATCACTGCACGTGcttccaataaaataatacttgaGCAACGGTTAAACTGCTTTCGTGATTAATCTGCGAGATTTTCATTTCAGCACGTTGtttccatttattatttattctctttGAATTAGATACTTACGCGTACTTTAAGCAGATGTTGTTCAGATATATTAATACTTCGATTGCATATTTCATGAaagaaatttctaatttataataaaaccaaataaatttatgaaaaaacaaaggtgagatttcttaaaaataaataatgagtcGCCTTTATGGGTAGAAAAGTTAAACACAAATGAAttctattttagtatattagcTACAttcatgtataattaaatgttgctGAAAATAGTGATATTCtgagattttatttcagttacaTATCAAAGCTATACAGGAAACGCTCTTAACGTGGTGTCGTAACACCTTACGACCTATATTTGGCGACACTCAACAAATCTCATGCATTCATTGCGCTGTATGCCACGTTCACCCATGCGCAGGagaatttagtttaaaattaatatacaacttGAGCATAATGTCATCAAAATGTTAACTCCcatatatatacagtatatattatagtaatgtgcaagatattcatttaataggGGTATGCGCGAAATATATGTTAAGTACATTTGTacgttttacaattttaaatgatttacgTTGCATGAACAAAGTGTAGCAACACTATATAGCACAAAGTCTGATTTTCTGTTCATTTGCGATAAAGTCAAAAGCGACTAATGTGGTTTGCATAATTGGACATTCAATTCAATGGTCAAGCCGACACTACTTTAACATACCAATGTAACCACTAATcatagtaaaatattgttcttgatgttttatttttatttataaatttaacgtaATTTCTTCGTGTACGTATTCCAATGTTTCGAAAAGTCCTAAAGTAAAGAAaagatttgtaaaaaataaactaaaactcgaaaatttatttatcaattaagacttcttatagaagcacttttgaaacatctgttcggaaagcagtttttaCAGAAAAGAGCCGACAAGAAACTCTGAAGTTgctctttttaaataacattgctTGGTTACAGGGCTTCTTTCGGAGGAGCATTCAGAAACAGATCGAGTACCGTTGCCTCCGCGACGGCAAGTGTCTTGTGATCCGGCTCAACAGGAATCGCTGCCAGTTCTGCAGGTTTAAAAAGTGCCTGGCGGTTGGCATGAGCAGAGATTGTGAGTATTcctaattatatgtaatgctttttcttttttatattgtatttaactaGACCAGCGCATAAAACTTAACAATGTTCTATGCACAAATTGAgatgaatttaaaaaggaaaaatatgaCACGCCTGTATTAGAAAATGCAATGGTTTTATTATTCAGAATAGTAGATAGGAAGAATATAAGTGCagttttactatatttttataacaaacatctACAGCCTAAAAACTGAATATAAATGCAACTTTGCACACTCTTCGATGatgaatacaaaatacttATGTCCCTgacactatttattttatctaatatattcGTTTTCCATACATAAATGCATATgtcttaaaaaaacaaataaaaacagtagCGCACACGTATCTGTCATCGATATTGGTTTGACCCGAATAAAATGTTTCGCTATGAAGCCCTTAGTATGCAAAAATAACTATCGCAAATCAGATGATTGCAAATGTGTCCGTTCTCACTGCATCAAACATCGCCGACGCGTCAAAAAGATATAGAGCACAGATCAACGCACTACACTGACATCTATTTACCAATTGACGAGTCAATCACCCACCGAATAGATGCAGCGCAGTGCATAAGTTGCATTGCTTCGGGCTGATCGTGCCATCGCAATTTGTCCGTAGCCGTCCGTTACGGAAGAGTCCCAAAGCGCCGCGAAGTATCGAGCCCCGAGAGCATGGCGGATCTAGCTAAGAACCTGGCATCCAACCCGGAGCCGCCACCGGCAGCCGGAGCCGCGGCCGAAGAGCCCGAGGTCGACGCGCTGGAGGCCTCCAAGGATCTCGCCAAGATGGTCATCCTGGCACATCGCAACTTGAACTCGTATTCCGAGGACTTCCGCCGCTCGCTGCAGTTGCAGACTTTCATCTTGAAAGTTGAGGAAGATCGGGAAggtaattctattttttattaaactacgtatccttataatatattttttatatttaatcaaatattttcatacaatatgtTCTACCTTTATATTAGTTggataagaaattttaataaactgaaTGAACCACTAGGTCAACCCGGCGGCAGCAATGATGGCCAAGCTGCTGGTGGATCTAACGAGGGTAACGGTGCAAACGGGGCTAACGGAGCCAATGGTGGGAACGGCGTGAATGCCGCAGCCGCCATTGCCGCCGCCAACCGATTTGAAACTCTCACTGTACTATGGTGCAACGTGGCCTACCGCATGACTCCCGCTGTCCAACAGGTCGTCGAATTTGCTAAGCGCTTACCAGGATTTCATATCCTGCCGCAAGACGACCAGCTGATTTTGATCAAGGTGAGCATGCATCCCAATGAACCTTCGTGGACGTCCACCCTGCGTTGCAACTGTATGAATGCGAAATCTTtgcgaatttttttttagctgAACTATGAATGGTTTTTTTTCTTCTCAATTgacatttaatactttttgtgTTGTAAACAGTAAAGACGATAGTGGGAGTTTTTGTTAACAGCTCGGATTCTTCGAGGTATGGCTGACCCGGGCTACTCGCATCTCTACTCCATCTGCTATCGTCTTCGATGACGGCACCTCACTAAGTCACCGCCAACTTGAGCTGATGTATGATGTAAGTGTTTTGCTTAATTATCTCTGATATTTTTTcttgatttaatttcttaaattttttcaagCAATTCTGaactttttataacattttatatttataagctaATTAATGACTATTGTTTCTCTTTGTTTTGGTCTCATATAATACTAACCAAAATTCAGAAAACAAATGCTTTTTCAGCGGAATGGGAAACAACGTAAATTTATCCTTAAgaagataaatttttataaattagaaatttgtgtttttttaaattgcattttttattcgtcGTCGTCGTAAAactaatataagtaatttgtCTTTTATCCGATTTCCATGAGGCgtgcgttatttatttatgaccaTTTTCAAATAAGATTCGAGTAATATCGACTTTTACACTTCACCTGCTCCGAATGGTTCAAGCCTCTGGCTTAATAACGTACCGACTTAATATTGCACACGTCAAATTCCGCGTTTCAAAGACTCATCCGATCATACCAAGGATATTAAATTCCTTTAAAATGCGACGTATTAATGTGTATAAGATGCTTTTACCTATAACGTCAACGTACTTTGAACAAATACATCGACGACAGTTCACTCTTTCTATTGTGATAGATGCTTTACTTTATCTCGACATTTACACCCACCTACCGATGTACCCTTTGTTAAATTCTATTGAACGTAACGCATTAAGTTGTAACATGTAACCTGACCTTGGCATTCAGTGTGCATTGTCACTACTTGCAATCTTGCTCAATGTGTCTGATCAAACACGAGGCATGTTCTTTTCATCGAACTAGAGCTACAAGTTCAAGATTTAAATAGCTTATTCTTAACATTGCATatgaattaaacataaaatgctACTTACTGCCTCTTTCAAATGCAAATTATGTTTGgatttttgaattttctttcaatatgAACTATGCATTTTCGCTTGATGTGGTTTGACTAGGTAAGGAGCTTTTAACCTGAATTTCAGACGTATgcctatttgtatatttttcataaccaATTACAGTTCCTTTCGTTGCGaaacaaatatcaatttaGTGTTAGGTGTAACAGGAAGACAGAAGGGTGTCAATGAAATTATTCGCGCGCTAACGATGTAACTATGTTGATCTACTTTgatccaataaaataaatggatgCAGTTTACTGAAGGGTTCCGTTCTAGGTGTCGCGATGAGCTGGCACCCACTTCGTATTCACACTTCTAATGACATAACGATATGCGATTGTCGAGAATAAAACGACATAGGGTATTGTTTATTgggaacaattttaatatttggttAGTTTATACAGTTCGCCCTTTTAGGTATACATAGATTATAGTTTAGTTATATTcgatttttacaataattggCTTTCTTCTTATTCACAAGTCTGCCCGACGACGTAGCTTACTTTTCCCTATTGTTTTTGATGTGTCATAACATAGATACGAATTAAATTTAGGAAACCTAGGTTTCGTTAATAAAGATAAtccgaaataataaattatggacCAATTTTATCCTTTATTTCATACACATCCAATCAGTATTCAGAATACTTTCAGATATAGTTATGAGTTGGGCTTCCGAAATCCCGCGATACCGATatcctttattattttcgGATCCCGCGTTTACGGAAG
It encodes:
- the LOC119835419 gene encoding ecdysone-induced protein 78C isoform X3, giving the protein MDVWGGLPASCVRANLNVESADFGLSFFDKESSQAQQKQEAQADSAGAGGKAAAPCKVCGDKASGYHYGVTSCEGCKGFFRRSIQKQIEYRCLRDGKCLVIRLNRNRCQFCRFKKCLAVGMSRDSVRYGRVPKRREVSSPESMADLAKNLASNPEPPPAAGAAAEEPEVDALEASKDLAKMVILAHRNLNSYSEDFRRSLQLQTFILKVEEDREGQPGGSNDGQAAGGSNEGNGANGANGANGGNGVNAAAAIAAANRFETLTVLWCNVAYRMTPAVQQVVEFAKRLPGFHILPQDDQLILIKLGFFEVWLTRATRISTPSAIVFDDGTSLSHRQLELMYDTPFASGILSYVRAVIRMDMTEDEAAMYTASLLVSPDRCGLSERDRVETLVRNVNDAFIYVLSENGTPDVATRMEAFNSLAQEVRMLGDRHHDLLSWCRVNWRRLDLPALFSEIFDIPKNDEDFFDPERASTSV
- the LOC119835419 gene encoding ecdysone-induced protein 78C isoform X4, which produces MSCSMLVEATSSNIEDDLYTFKEDPESPAVGSPEAQADSAGAGGKAAAPCKVCGDKASGYHYGVTSCEGCKGFFRRSIQKQIEYRCLRDGKCLVIRLNRNRCQFCRFKKCLAVGMSRDSVRYGRVPKRREVSSPESMADLAKNLASNPEPPPAAGAAAEEPEVDALEASKDLAKMVILAHRNLNSYSEDFRRSLQLQTFILKVEEDREGQPGGSNDGQAAGGSNEGNGANGANGANGGNGVNAAAAIAAANRFETLTVLWCNVAYRMTPAVQQVVEFAKRLPGFHILPQDDQLILIKLGFFEVWLTRATRISTPSAIVFDDGTSLSHRQLELMYDTPFASGILSYVRAVIRMDMTEDEAAMYTASLLVSPDRCGLSERDRVETLVRNVNDAFIYVLSENGTPDVATRMEAFNSLAQEVRMLGDRHHDLLSWCRVNWRRLDLPALFSEIFDIPKNDEDFFDPERASTSV
- the LOC119835419 gene encoding ecdysone-induced protein 78C isoform X1, whose protein sequence is MDVWGGLPASCVRANLNVESADFGLSFFDKESSQAQQKQEAQADSAGAGGKAAAPCKVCGDKASGYHYGVTSCEGCKVSATATSPRDYEQGYELRATRTFQGFFRRSIQKQIEYRCLRDGKCLVIRLNRNRCQFCRFKKCLAVGMSRDSVRYGRVPKRREVSSPESMADLAKNLASNPEPPPAAGAAAEEPEVDALEASKDLAKMVILAHRNLNSYSEDFRRSLQLQTFILKVEEDREGQPGGSNDGQAAGGSNEGNGANGANGANGGNGVNAAAAIAAANRFETLTVLWCNVAYRMTPAVQQVVEFAKRLPGFHILPQDDQLILIKLGFFEVWLTRATRISTPSAIVFDDGTSLSHRQLELMYDTPFASGILSYVRAVIRMDMTEDEAAMYTASLLVSPDRCGLSERDRVETLVRNVNDAFIYVLSENGTPDVATRMEAFNSLAQEVRMLGDRHHDLLSWCRVNWRRLDLPALFSEIFDIPKNDEDFFDPERASTSV
- the LOC119835419 gene encoding ecdysone-induced protein 78C isoform X2, which codes for MSCSMLVEATSSNIEDDLYTFKEDPESPAVGSPEAQADSAGAGGKAAAPCKVCGDKASGYHYGVTSCEGCKVSATATSPRDYEQGYELRATRTFQGFFRRSIQKQIEYRCLRDGKCLVIRLNRNRCQFCRFKKCLAVGMSRDSVRYGRVPKRREVSSPESMADLAKNLASNPEPPPAAGAAAEEPEVDALEASKDLAKMVILAHRNLNSYSEDFRRSLQLQTFILKVEEDREGQPGGSNDGQAAGGSNEGNGANGANGANGGNGVNAAAAIAAANRFETLTVLWCNVAYRMTPAVQQVVEFAKRLPGFHILPQDDQLILIKLGFFEVWLTRATRISTPSAIVFDDGTSLSHRQLELMYDTPFASGILSYVRAVIRMDMTEDEAAMYTASLLVSPDRCGLSERDRVETLVRNVNDAFIYVLSENGTPDVATRMEAFNSLAQEVRMLGDRHHDLLSWCRVNWRRLDLPALFSEIFDIPKNDEDFFDPERASTSV